From a region of the Nitrospirae bacterium YQR-1 genome:
- a CDS encoding thiamine pyrophosphate-dependent enzyme produces the protein MSEVIHHQYVEEAVLIRSVEEELLRLYRQGLVNGTVHTCTGQEFSALAFCKQLKDGDFVYSNHRCHGHYIAFTGDVKGLTLELTGRSGGTCGGIGGSQHLFHNKRRFFSNGIQGGITGVSAGIALSYKLKKTTGIGVVFIGDGTLGQGLVYETLNIISKWEIPLLIVLENNHYAQSTAQEITLAGKIAARPAAFGIATFESSIYETDKLFEDAAQSISYVRSERKPAFHIVETYRLSAHSTGDDLRDPKEIRRHSECDPLNIIKQADPALYKQIELRVDAKIAEALSEVKTGEHQPPQNYYGDVQAVRSEPLKWTVVSPDVSRQRVINKVNAALMSLMDKYEDVILIGEDIHSPYGGAFKATKDLSLKYPGRVLTTAISEAAITAVANGLAMGGFRPFVEIMFGDFITLAFDQIVNHASKFYHMYNKQISCPVVIRTPMGGTKGFGPTHSQSLEKFLIGIDNVKVIALNRLTDIVHIYDTIYKQERHPVIVIENKVDYARVFGQVAEEIFNNYTLESLNTGYPVVRFSPKDTKADVTIITYGGTVNAVLSAANSLFFEKDILSEIIVLTQIHPIEYKHLSVAIGTDYIFTAEECSASGGIGSEIISILCENGHASKRLCRVSSMPVPIPAAGELERVVLINATLIVNTVWRVYSGN, from the coding sequence ATGTCAGAGGTGATACATCATCAGTATGTAGAGGAGGCTGTCTTAATCAGGTCGGTGGAAGAGGAGCTCCTCAGGCTCTACAGACAGGGACTTGTCAACGGCACGGTGCATACGTGCACAGGTCAGGAATTCTCGGCACTTGCTTTCTGTAAACAGCTCAAAGACGGGGATTTTGTATATTCCAACCATCGTTGCCACGGCCATTATATTGCATTTACCGGAGACGTCAAGGGCCTGACACTGGAACTAACTGGCCGCAGTGGCGGCACATGCGGAGGCATAGGTGGAAGCCAGCACCTTTTTCACAACAAGAGACGCTTCTTCTCTAACGGCATTCAGGGCGGCATAACAGGTGTCTCTGCAGGGATAGCTCTGTCGTATAAACTTAAAAAAACCACCGGTATCGGAGTTGTATTTATTGGAGACGGCACTCTGGGGCAGGGGCTTGTTTATGAAACTCTCAATATTATCTCCAAATGGGAAATCCCCCTTCTGATTGTTCTGGAGAACAACCACTATGCCCAGTCAACCGCCCAGGAAATCACTCTTGCCGGAAAAATAGCCGCCCGCCCAGCCGCCTTTGGTATAGCAACATTTGAAAGCTCCATATATGAAACAGACAAGTTATTTGAGGATGCCGCACAGAGCATTTCCTATGTACGCAGTGAAAGAAAACCGGCTTTTCATATCGTAGAGACGTACCGTCTGTCGGCTCACTCAACAGGGGATGACCTGAGGGACCCTAAGGAGATACGGCGGCACTCAGAGTGCGACCCGTTAAATATAATAAAACAGGCCGACCCCGCACTGTACAAGCAAATAGAGCTGAGGGTGGATGCTAAGATAGCTGAGGCGCTAAGTGAGGTAAAAACCGGTGAGCACCAGCCGCCTCAAAACTATTACGGTGATGTGCAGGCTGTGAGAAGCGAGCCCCTTAAGTGGACTGTTGTCAGCCCTGATGTTTCCCGGCAGCGGGTGATAAATAAAGTAAACGCCGCACTGATGTCGCTTATGGATAAATACGAGGATGTAATCCTTATCGGTGAGGATATACACAGCCCATACGGCGGCGCATTTAAAGCCACAAAAGACCTCTCTTTGAAATACCCGGGCAGAGTTCTGACCACAGCCATTAGTGAGGCGGCCATAACGGCGGTTGCCAATGGGCTGGCAATGGGCGGATTCCGGCCCTTTGTCGAGATAATGTTCGGAGACTTTATAACTCTCGCTTTTGACCAGATTGTCAATCATGCCTCTAAGTTTTACCACATGTACAATAAACAAATCTCATGTCCTGTGGTTATAAGAACACCGATGGGCGGTACAAAAGGTTTCGGGCCCACTCACAGCCAGAGCCTTGAAAAGTTTCTTATCGGGATTGACAATGTTAAGGTTATAGCGTTAAACCGTCTGACAGATATCGTACATATTTACGACACCATATACAAACAGGAAAGGCATCCAGTCATTGTCATTGAAAACAAGGTGGATTATGCCAGGGTGTTTGGGCAGGTGGCAGAGGAGATATTCAACAATTACACCCTTGAGTCCCTCAACACCGGCTATCCTGTTGTGAGATTTTCCCCTAAGGACACAAAAGCCGACGTAACTATAATAACCTACGGAGGCACTGTAAATGCGGTACTAAGTGCGGCAAACAGTCTCTTTTTTGAAAAAGACATTCTCTCTGAGATTATTGTCCTGACTCAGATTCATCCCATTGAGTACAAACACCTGTCGGTGGCAATCGGCACTGATTACATCTTTACCGCCGAGGAGTGTTCCGCCTCAGGAGGTATAGGTTCAGAGATAATATCAATACTTTGTGAAAATGGACATGCCTCTAAGAGGCTCTGCAGGGTGTCATCCATGCCGGTGCCGATTCCGGCTGCCGGTGAGCTTGAAAGAGTGGTTCTGATAAATGCAACTCTTATAGTTAACACCGTCTGGAGAGTGTATAGTGGCAATTAA
- a CDS encoding molecular chaperone TorD family protein produces the protein MNAVEYEKATAVVRSRVYDLLAAGFRQMSEEHFQELSAGHYISAWKEVVGYLTEGEERFLPLVDSLSEALKSSIYSNLYDEYNSLFLPYGRTHVSPYEMEIAKDTPHHSLTSQAELADVAGFYRAFGLDPSADVPERVDHIATELEFMHVMALKESVAVEEGDAEHIDIVRAGQQRFMTDHLGRWAAKFSDGVVESGTGSVYPTLAKMLRLWIGIDNAIFSEDTPLPQFTHTLPQSTVGVPAG, from the coding sequence ATGAATGCTGTAGAGTACGAAAAGGCAACCGCTGTTGTAAGAAGCAGGGTTTACGACTTGTTGGCGGCAGGGTTTCGCCAAATGAGTGAAGAGCATTTTCAGGAGCTTTCCGCAGGGCATTATATTTCTGCATGGAAAGAGGTAGTGGGGTATTTGACAGAGGGTGAAGAGCGTTTTCTGCCCCTTGTTGATTCCCTCTCCGAGGCTTTGAAAAGCAGTATCTACAGCAATTTGTATGATGAGTATAATAGTCTTTTTCTGCCCTACGGCCGGACACATGTCAGTCCTTACGAGATGGAAATAGCGAAGGATACGCCCCATCACTCTCTGACCTCACAGGCGGAGCTTGCGGATGTGGCGGGCTTTTATCGTGCTTTTGGCCTTGATCCGTCAGCAGATGTGCCTGAGCGGGTTGACCATATAGCTACAGAGCTTGAGTTTATGCACGTGATGGCGTTAAAGGAATCTGTGGCTGTGGAGGAAGGTGATGCCGAGCATATTGATATAGTACGTGCCGGGCAGCAGAGATTTATGACAGACCACCTGGGAAGGTGGGCGGCAAAGTTTAGTGATGGTGTGGTGGAAAGTGGTACGGGTAGTGTTTATCCCACCCTGGCTAAAATGCTTCGCCTGTGGATAGGTATTGATAATGCGATATTTTCAGAAGACACTCCGTTGCCCCAGTTCACGCATACTTTACCACAAAGTACTGTTGGAGTACCGGCAGGTTAA
- a CDS encoding response regulator yields the protein MLKKSILVVDDEAVVSLEISTLLQSWGYRIAGTVGTGEEAIKCVEASPPDLILMDINIRGEYDGIETSRRIKAISSIPIIYLTAYADEAILRRVERTNPYGYILKPFHDSALYAAIKIALYNKMVERDHEVQYQIQSVLNTILRISLEPITLIEQMDKILETIITLPWLKFESKGAIFLVKDNAEILQLKVHKGFSAELLEACDEVPFGKCLCGKAAASRKMVFSDCIDDRHDITFRRMTQHGHFCVPIKLAGKLLGIFNLYLKEGHKKSHIEEDFLTAVSNTLAGIIARRGAEEALVKLKMQHELILNSAGEGIYGLDANGIISFVNPAASKMIGWGAEELLGKHKHSIIHHNYPNTTDCENEDCFIYKTFKDGVVYRVNDRMFWRKDGTSFPVEYVSTPIFNENQQPAGAVVVFNDTSERKEAEEKQRRLLEELRQTNDKLKLSTEKIIQSEKMAALGQLVSGVAHEINTPIGSSVMSASHLLEKTNEIVQLFEQNKLTKSKMQQYFEVASEDSDIIVKNLLRSSAMVKSFKMVSGDQTSHQRRKFKLKEYVEEIIMSLKPMIKKTPHQIHIHCDREVELDSYPGAIAQIITNLIMNSFIHAFDKDRDGTIDISIIENFNNVVLMFNDNGKGIPEGILGKIFDPFYTTNRKGGNSGLGLHIVYNIVAQTLKGEVYCESVEGHGSSFVITIPKELS from the coding sequence ATGCTAAAAAAGAGTATTCTTGTTGTTGACGATGAGGCGGTGGTGTCTCTGGAGATAAGCACCTTGCTTCAGAGCTGGGGCTACAGGATTGCCGGAACTGTCGGTACCGGAGAGGAAGCCATTAAATGCGTAGAGGCATCCCCCCCCGATCTGATTTTGATGGATATTAATATCAGGGGTGAGTATGACGGAATAGAAACATCAAGGCGCATAAAGGCTATTTCCAGCATACCCATAATATATCTGACTGCTTATGCTGATGAGGCAATTTTGAGACGCGTGGAGAGAACTAATCCCTATGGATACATTTTAAAACCATTCCATGACAGCGCTCTTTATGCCGCTATAAAGATTGCTCTTTACAACAAGATGGTAGAAAGAGATCATGAGGTTCAATATCAGATACAAAGCGTGCTAAACACAATACTTAGAATTTCACTTGAGCCTATTACTCTCATTGAACAAATGGATAAAATCTTAGAGACTATAATAACCCTGCCATGGTTAAAGTTTGAATCTAAAGGAGCTATTTTTCTTGTCAAAGACAATGCGGAAATCTTACAACTAAAAGTACATAAGGGCTTTTCTGCTGAACTTTTAGAGGCTTGCGATGAGGTACCCTTTGGTAAGTGTCTCTGTGGTAAAGCGGCAGCCAGCCGTAAAATGGTTTTTTCAGATTGCATAGACGACCGCCATGATATTACATTTAGGAGAATGACACAACATGGGCATTTCTGTGTTCCTATTAAGCTGGCCGGTAAACTTCTCGGCATATTTAACCTATACCTGAAAGAGGGACACAAAAAGAGCCATATTGAGGAGGACTTCCTGACAGCAGTATCAAACACGCTTGCCGGTATCATAGCTCGCCGTGGCGCTGAGGAGGCATTAGTAAAATTAAAGATGCAGCACGAGCTGATTTTGAACTCCGCCGGTGAGGGAATCTATGGGCTGGATGCCAATGGGATTATCTCATTTGTAAATCCTGCCGCCTCTAAAATGATTGGCTGGGGGGCGGAAGAGCTCCTTGGAAAACACAAACATAGCATCATTCACCATAATTATCCCAACACAACCGACTGTGAAAATGAGGATTGTTTCATATATAAGACTTTTAAAGACGGTGTGGTTTACCGTGTAAATGACAGGATGTTCTGGAGAAAAGACGGCACCAGTTTCCCTGTGGAATATGTTTCAACTCCTATTTTTAACGAAAACCAGCAACCGGCAGGCGCAGTTGTCGTATTTAATGATACCTCCGAACGAAAAGAAGCTGAGGAGAAACAGAGACGCCTTCTTGAGGAGTTAAGGCAAACAAACGATAAACTAAAGCTTAGCACGGAAAAAATAATACAGTCCGAGAAAATGGCTGCTTTGGGGCAGCTTGTCTCAGGTGTCGCACACGAAATAAATACGCCTATAGGCTCAAGCGTGATGTCCGCTTCACATCTGCTTGAAAAAACCAATGAAATTGTTCAGTTGTTTGAACAAAACAAACTCACAAAATCGAAAATGCAGCAATATTTCGAGGTAGCCTCCGAGGACAGTGATATTATAGTGAAGAATCTTTTACGTTCCTCCGCTATGGTTAAAAGTTTTAAGATGGTATCCGGTGACCAGACCAGCCATCAGAGGCGTAAATTTAAACTCAAGGAATACGTTGAGGAGATTATTATGAGTTTAAAACCTATGATTAAAAAAACTCCTCACCAAATACACATACATTGTGACAGAGAGGTTGAGCTGGATAGCTATCCCGGAGCAATTGCACAGATAATAACCAACCTTATTATGAATTCGTTTATTCATGCTTTCGACAAGGACAGGGATGGTACCATTGATATCAGCATTATAGAAAACTTCAACAATGTGGTACTGATGTTTAACGACAACGGCAAAGGAATACCGGAAGGAATACTGGGTAAAATATTTGACCCGTTTTACACAACTAACCGTAAAGGGGGCAACAGTGGGCTGGGTTTGCATATTGTTTATAATATAGTAGCTCAAACGCTCAAAGGTGAAGTATATTGTGAGAGTGTGGAGGGGCATGGAAGCAGTTTTGTTATTACTATACCAAAGGAGTTATCCTGA
- a CDS encoding cytochrome C, translating to MKMSHAWRPVIVILGAVIFLLILRTIYVPADFTAKNGDYKYQWHRTGNEKYWQDYPAKHMGQEFCGTCHADKVEKISASGHQKVECESCHALPEKAAKKHPVDLKEDFKYLLEIGVDSTRELCKRCHAKLPYRPAEYAGAKGTVKFKMIDPKTHNAGIECVTCHDVHSAGFK from the coding sequence ATGAAAATGAGCCATGCGTGGCGTCCGGTGATAGTAATTTTAGGAGCGGTTATTTTTCTTTTGATTTTAAGGACAATTTATGTGCCGGCAGATTTTACCGCTAAAAACGGCGATTACAAGTATCAGTGGCACAGGACAGGTAATGAGAAGTACTGGCAGGATTATCCGGCCAAACACATGGGACAGGAGTTCTGTGGCACCTGCCATGCTGATAAGGTGGAAAAAATAAGCGCCTCCGGACATCAGAAAGTAGAGTGTGAAAGCTGTCATGCCTTACCTGAAAAGGCGGCTAAGAAGCACCCTGTTGACTTGAAAGAAGATTTTAAATACCTTCTTGAGATAGGTGTGGACAGCACCCGGGAGCTGTGTAAGAGATGTCATGCAAAACTGCCGTACAGACCGGCAGAGTATGCAGGGGCCAAGGGTACAGTAAAGTTTAAGATGATAGACCCCAAGACCCATAATGCCGGCATTGAGTGTGTAACTTGTCACGATGTTCACTCAGCGGGATTTAAATAG
- a CDS encoding 4Fe-4S dicluster domain-containing protein, with product MVTRRDFIKAGLLTVAGMTIPISALEIFKPEALASLVESFSKKKRWAFVVDTTKCVGCGMCAKACKLENEIPFEAEVQRTWVERYIQTKDGEVIIDSPRGARYGFTSNDPYGKELKDEEVAKEFFVPKLCNQCEKPSCVQVCPAGATYKMEDGVVLVDRSWCIGCGYCVTNCPYFARFFNPVTNTADKCTFCYHRITKGKQTACIDACAFGVRKIGYLHDPNSEVFKIVSTQRVAVLKPEYGNEPHVFYIGLDHIVK from the coding sequence ATGGTAACAAGAAGAGATTTTATTAAGGCAGGGTTGCTCACTGTAGCCGGTATGACAATACCAATAAGTGCTCTTGAGATATTTAAACCGGAGGCTCTGGCATCACTTGTGGAGTCATTCAGTAAGAAGAAACGTTGGGCCTTTGTAGTGGATACAACCAAATGTGTAGGATGCGGCATGTGTGCCAAAGCGTGTAAGCTGGAAAATGAAATTCCTTTTGAGGCTGAAGTACAGCGCACTTGGGTGGAGAGATATATACAGACGAAGGACGGTGAGGTGATTATTGACTCCCCAAGGGGAGCCCGATATGGTTTTACCTCAAATGACCCTTATGGCAAAGAACTGAAAGATGAGGAAGTTGCTAAGGAGTTTTTTGTGCCAAAGCTTTGTAACCAGTGCGAAAAGCCCTCTTGCGTACAGGTATGCCCTGCCGGTGCCACCTATAAAATGGAAGACGGTGTTGTTCTGGTTGACCGCTCATGGTGCATAGGATGCGGTTACTGTGTAACCAACTGTCCGTATTTCGCAAGGTTTTTTAATCCTGTAACCAACACGGCTGACAAATGCACTTTCTGCTACCACAGGATAACCAAGGGCAAACAGACAGCCTGCATAGATGCGTGTGCTTTTGGAGTCAGAAAGATAGGTTACCTCCACGACCCCAATAGTGAGGTGTTTAAAATCGTGAGCACTCAAAGAGTTGCTGTGCTAAAACCTGAATATGGCAACGAGCCACATGTGTTCTATATTGGCCTTGACCACATAGTAAAATAA
- a CDS encoding 2-oxo acid dehydrogenase subunit E2, which produces MAIKTDVVVPFENVTDDSIVVAEIMFKTGSHIEKGDILCRIETSKSVVDVESPESGYVELMCSENDEIKPGGVLAVITEAVPRSITPKQPETAAENTAKTAGLTTLYSNSASRMMTEHGLLSDVFNGRAFVKESDVSAYLGKKTPEKIKSYSGYDDSRVDAIPPVNTTLKRIPRWKAAEVAALSSSQNLLITNLAAKVTLPPSFAHTGKAPFGSLLSSLTPLILKLTCETLQIFPEFNSFFHNGNIYTYDLINIGYTIDLGSGLRVVSLGNLHGTSPDEINKLIFSATKKYLKNALKPEEITGSTFTVTDLSSEGVESFTPLINRYQSASLGISSVDERSLSFILNIVFDHRVHEGRSAARFVSRLRKEIQKCLETQSPIVQA; this is translated from the coding sequence GTGGCAATTAAGACAGATGTAGTGGTTCCTTTTGAAAACGTCACCGACGATTCCATTGTCGTTGCCGAGATAATGTTCAAAACAGGCAGCCACATTGAAAAAGGGGATATTTTATGCCGGATAGAGACATCAAAGTCAGTGGTTGACGTAGAGAGCCCTGAAAGCGGATACGTTGAGCTTATGTGCAGTGAAAATGACGAGATTAAACCGGGCGGCGTATTGGCTGTTATTACAGAGGCTGTGCCTCGGAGTATCACCCCCAAACAACCGGAGACAGCCGCTGAAAACACTGCTAAAACAGCCGGCCTGACAACCCTGTATTCAAACTCTGCGAGTCGAATGATGACAGAGCACGGCCTCTTATCTGATGTATTCAACGGCAGGGCTTTTGTAAAAGAATCGGACGTGTCGGCATACCTTGGGAAAAAAACGCCGGAGAAAATAAAATCATATTCAGGCTATGACGACAGCCGTGTGGATGCTATCCCGCCTGTAAATACAACTCTAAAAAGAATCCCGCGATGGAAGGCCGCCGAGGTTGCAGCTCTTTCAAGCAGCCAGAACCTTCTCATCACCAATCTTGCGGCAAAGGTTACACTGCCGCCGTCTTTTGCTCATACCGGCAAAGCCCCTTTTGGAAGCCTTCTAAGCAGCCTGACGCCCCTGATTTTGAAATTAACATGTGAAACACTTCAGATATTTCCAGAGTTTAATTCCTTCTTCCACAACGGCAATATATACACATACGACCTGATAAATATCGGCTATACCATTGACCTTGGCAGCGGCCTCAGAGTTGTCAGCCTTGGCAATCTGCACGGGACTTCCCCCGATGAGATAAACAAGCTAATCTTCAGCGCTACTAAAAAGTATTTGAAAAATGCCCTCAAACCGGAAGAAATCACAGGCAGTACCTTTACAGTGACCGATCTTTCCTCAGAGGGTGTGGAGTCATTTACACCGTTGATAAACAGGTATCAGAGCGCCTCTTTAGGTATATCATCTGTAGATGAGAGGAGTTTAAGTTTTATCCTAAACATAGTGTTTGACCACAGGGTGCACGAGGGCAGGTCTGCCGCACGATTTGTAAGCCGGCTGCGAAAGGAAATTCAGAAGTGCCTCGAAACTCAAAGTCCTATTGTTCAGGCGTAA
- a CDS encoding ATP-binding protein yields the protein MKDTEDTYSFFSDDEEQQPGAIRDFWKVLVVDDDAELQRATKSALAGFIFQEKELQLLFAFSATQAASVLRDNMDTAVILLDVVMEDDLAGLNLVKYIRDELKNRFVRILLRTGQPGIAPEKSVIVDYDINGFLEKSDLTIQKLYTAIITCLRSYRDIMDLEKANEAFAVEFQKRLEAEKAAAEQSQQAAIGLAISQIIHGAKNILNALKGGKYIIDTAFKNADMDLVKQGWDITKIGITKMETLTSDLLNLSRFNKLELKPGRLNVLACEILQSYKDTHACTGNNCVDISGQLEEHLPEVMFDHAALYTALMNLLSNAVDTCKDKAYLPCECAKVLLRTYTDTDGYINLEVEDNGCGIKAADVPNIFKLFYSTKHSKGNGLGLSITKKIVEEHGGALDVYTEAGKGTIFQIKLPPVKKQTNEF from the coding sequence ATGAAGGATACAGAGGATACATATTCATTTTTTAGTGATGACGAGGAGCAGCAGCCGGGAGCCATCAGGGATTTCTGGAAAGTACTTGTTGTAGATGATGATGCCGAGCTGCAAAGAGCTACAAAATCAGCACTTGCCGGTTTTATTTTTCAGGAAAAAGAACTTCAATTACTCTTTGCCTTTTCTGCTACACAAGCCGCTTCTGTGCTCAGAGATAACATGGATACAGCTGTGATTCTTTTGGATGTGGTTATGGAAGACGACCTGGCAGGCCTGAACCTGGTAAAGTATATCAGGGATGAATTGAAAAACCGCTTTGTCAGGATATTGTTGCGTACAGGGCAACCCGGAATTGCCCCGGAAAAATCTGTAATTGTTGACTACGATATTAACGGTTTTCTGGAAAAAAGCGATTTGACAATCCAAAAACTATACACTGCTATAATTACCTGCTTACGTTCCTACAGAGATATAATGGATTTAGAGAAGGCCAATGAGGCCTTTGCCGTAGAATTTCAAAAACGGCTGGAAGCGGAGAAAGCAGCGGCGGAGCAGTCACAGCAAGCTGCAATCGGGCTGGCTATATCACAGATAATCCATGGAGCTAAAAATATTCTCAACGCCTTAAAGGGTGGTAAATATATAATTGACACTGCATTTAAAAACGCCGACATGGATTTGGTAAAACAGGGCTGGGATATAACAAAAATTGGTATAACTAAGATGGAAACCCTCACAAGCGATCTGCTTAATCTGTCACGTTTTAATAAGCTTGAGCTTAAACCAGGCCGCCTTAACGTGCTGGCATGTGAGATTCTCCAGTCCTATAAAGACACTCATGCCTGCACCGGGAACAATTGCGTTGACATAAGCGGTCAACTTGAGGAACACTTGCCTGAAGTAATGTTTGACCACGCAGCGCTATATACCGCCTTAATGAACCTGCTCTCTAATGCTGTAGATACCTGTAAGGACAAAGCATATCTTCCCTGTGAATGCGCAAAAGTGCTGCTGCGGACTTATACGGACACTGACGGGTATATTAATTTAGAGGTGGAGGACAATGGCTGTGGGATTAAAGCCGCCGACGTTCCCAATATATTTAAACTGTTTTACTCTACAAAACACTCTAAGGGTAACGGCCTTGGGCTATCAATTACAAAGAAAATTGTAGAGGAGCACGGTGGGGCGCTGGATGTATATACAGAGGCAGGGAAAGGTACTATCTTTCAGATAAAGCTTCCACCTGTAAAAAAGCAAACAAATGAGTTTTAA
- the nrfD gene encoding polysulfide reductase NrfD, with product MEEHTLAHGAYWTVKEFFTYPNEYIYWTIHIVIYPYLTGLVAGAFVLSSMYHVFGKDELRPVAKFSLVFSLALLIMAPSPLLFHLTQPQRSINIMMTPHFYSAISAFTFVYLSYMAIVVFEIWFVFRPYIVKQAQERDGIVGLMYKVMTLGSYDVSEAALHLDHKIIKILATAGIPAAGLLHGYVGFIFGSVKTVPLWKTPLMPFIFLMSAVISGVAVCIVTYIAGMAFKKHFICFVPIKSMSKVLAYFLVIAFLLEGIDIVFHAYTAEEFWHIMSELLFKRFAFKMIVVQWILGMILPFILLVLPNLTMLRSFIAASLVLMGVFTMRWDVVIGGQSMSRSFAGFLEFNLPVFSKNIEIFKEGLIPALFLLAAPFFLLYIFNKVLPVFKDIFTEQECAEAEDKMSKRLF from the coding sequence ATGGAAGAGCATACACTTGCGCATGGAGCGTATTGGACTGTAAAGGAGTTTTTCACATACCCTAATGAATATATATATTGGACAATTCACATTGTTATATATCCTTACCTGACCGGTCTTGTGGCAGGTGCGTTTGTTCTTTCATCAATGTATCATGTTTTTGGAAAGGATGAGCTAAGGCCGGTAGCTAAGTTTTCTCTGGTGTTTTCCCTGGCTCTTTTGATAATGGCGCCCTCTCCCCTTCTTTTTCACCTGACGCAACCCCAAAGGTCCATTAATATTATGATGACACCTCACTTTTATTCTGCAATCTCAGCCTTCACATTTGTGTACTTATCATATATGGCGATAGTTGTGTTTGAGATATGGTTTGTCTTCAGGCCGTATATTGTAAAGCAGGCACAGGAAAGAGACGGTATAGTGGGTCTAATGTACAAGGTAATGACCCTGGGCAGCTATGACGTCAGTGAAGCGGCACTACACCTCGATCATAAAATAATAAAGATTCTGGCAACCGCCGGAATCCCTGCAGCAGGACTTCTTCACGGTTATGTAGGTTTTATTTTTGGTTCCGTAAAAACCGTGCCTCTGTGGAAAACTCCACTTATGCCTTTCATTTTTCTTATGTCAGCCGTCATATCAGGTGTTGCCGTTTGCATTGTCACCTATATAGCGGGAATGGCTTTTAAAAAGCATTTTATCTGTTTTGTACCTATAAAGAGTATGAGCAAAGTGCTTGCATATTTTTTGGTCATAGCATTTCTTTTAGAGGGAATAGACATAGTGTTTCACGCATACACGGCGGAGGAGTTCTGGCACATAATGAGCGAGCTGTTGTTTAAGCGTTTTGCCTTTAAGATGATAGTGGTGCAGTGGATATTAGGGATGATTCTGCCTTTCATTCTTCTTGTGCTTCCAAATCTAACTATGCTCAGGTCCTTTATTGCCGCCTCGCTGGTGCTGATGGGCGTCTTTACAATGCGTTGGGACGTTGTTATCGGCGGGCAGTCTATGTCCCGCAGCTTTGCAGGCTTTCTGGAATTTAATTTGCCGGTTTTTTCAAAAAATATCGAGATATTTAAAGAGGGCCTTATTCCTGCTTTGTTCTTGCTTGCCGCACCGTTTTTCCTCCTTTATATTTTCAACAAGGTGTTACCGGTGTTTAAGGATATCTTCACTGAGCAGGAGTGTGCAGAGGCTGAGGATAAAATGTCTAAGAGGCTCTTTTAG
- a CDS encoding response regulator gives MSKRVLVVDDDEATRKFLSIVLEQNGYAVLLAENGEAGFKKAKEEKPDIIILDIMMPKKNGISTLQDLKNKKELRSIPVIILSSALSFIEQARNEINNEEIIKEMQELLDRVDSKIDKFFLRFTSYRKMLLFERERMLEQFRDKEAKIKPYISLPELFLDKPVNAEELLEAVKGLLEESTQG, from the coding sequence ATGAGTAAACGAGTGCTGGTTGTAGATGATGACGAGGCTACACGGAAATTCCTTTCTATAGTTTTGGAGCAAAACGGATATGCAGTGCTATTAGCTGAAAACGGCGAGGCTGGATTTAAAAAAGCAAAAGAAGAAAAACCTGATATTATAATTCTGGACATAATGATGCCTAAAAAAAACGGGATAAGCACCTTACAGGATTTAAAAAATAAAAAAGAATTAAGAAGCATTCCCGTCATTATCTTAAGCTCCGCTCTGAGCTTTATAGAACAAGCAAGAAATGAAATCAACAATGAGGAAATTATAAAGGAAATGCAGGAACTGCTGGATCGCGTGGATAGTAAAATAGATAAATTTTTCCTGCGCTTTACCTCTTACAGAAAAATGCTACTCTTTGAGAGAGAACGGATGCTTGAACAATTCCGTGACAAAGAAGCTAAAATAAAACCATATATATCTTTGCCGGAACTGTTTCTTGATAAACCGGTTAATGCTGAGGAATTACTTGAAGCCGTAAAAGGATTGCTTGAGGAATCAACACAGGGATAA